The Primulina huaijiensis isolate GDHJ02 chromosome 9, ASM1229523v2, whole genome shotgun sequence genomic interval CCTTCGCCCATAACCGCCAATCGATCCAGTCCACCATACACTTGCGAATCCATGTTACCCGTGGCTTCACGGAATGCCTGAGCCGCCCACCCGTAAAAGAGCTGGCATTTTTTCATACCCACTTGAGTTTCATCTTTATCGCCTGGTTTGATCCAGGAAGCAATTTGATCCGCAGCTTTGGTTGTGTTTGTATACGCCTGCCCGAAGGCAATGTACGCAAGAGCGACTCGATCCGCTGTTGGGGCGCGCGGATCGGAGTAGATGACTGCGCGGCAGAATTCGAAAACTGTGGTGCTTTTGCATACCTTGGTGGCTAATTCGGTGGTGGCCGAGAGGACTGGGATTGAATTTGTGGAGAAACAGACGACGAAGAAGGTGAAAATCAGGGGAAGATGGCCTACAGAAACCGCCATGTTTCTTTAGTTTCAGCGATGCGGTTGGGATTCGAATATGTAATTAAATCAAATAGGGGTTGATGTTGAAGACATAAGGATTCTTTTCCAAATCCAACACAAATATCAAGGTGCAATGTTTCTCTTCTTTGATTTCATGCATTTTGAGAAATTAATGTGATCTAATACTGAATGTTCGTAATCTGACGCAAAGTTGGCGAAATTTACTTCAGTTGTTTCGTTACATTTTTACGATATATATACGTATAATATCTTTTGACGCGCAATAAAAGATGGGATTTTGCAAATCTTAGTGGGGTTCATTCATCAGATTCGGATTTGATCTTGATAATCATCAGTATTTGGTGTTTGCATAATCTGATTGTCTTTGAATCTAAGTAATGAAAAGGCAACGTTGAGAAATGTACGTAATTGGACCATGGGTGTCGAAAGCTGggcaattttgaattttatcatatttgatTAGAAGACATTTATTTTCTGTGAACATAATAATTACATTTGAccacagaaaattattaatgtAAAAATATCATTCTCCAGTAAACTTGTGTCTGTGATCTATTATCATTTT includes:
- the LOC140984262 gene encoding cell wall / vacuolar inhibitor of fructosidase 2-like yields the protein MAVSVGHLPLIFTFFVVCFSTNSIPVLSATTELATKVCKSTTVFEFCRAVIYSDPRAPTADRVALAYIAFGQAYTNTTKAADQIASWIKPGDKDETQVGMKKCQLFYGWAAQAFREATGNMDSQVYGGLDRLAVMGEGYARDCEASFSGQPSPPLSEMNQNLIKFSNICDAVSQLFPQDENGDLVLV